The Oscillospiraceae bacterium genome contains a region encoding:
- a CDS encoding UPF0371 protein gives MEIGFDNDLYIRKQTENILARIDQFRGKLYLEFGGKLFDDYHAARVLPGFDVNGKIRLLHELRDKAEIIFCISAGDIEKTKMRADLGISYDMEVLRLIDDIHAMDIAVNSVVITQYTGQPAADGFAKKLTERGVANYIHRPITGYPMAVDHICSDEGYGSNPYIETTKPLVVLTAPGPGSGKLATALSQVYHEYKRGIMAGYAKFETFPIWNLPLKHPVNLAYEAATADLNDVNMIDPFHLEAYGETTVNYNRDVEAFPIVQTILARITGDKDFYRSPTDMGVNMAGYAISDDAVVRRAATEEIFRRYYKAACEAKQGKASEDSLHKIESIMQQLGVTAEGRAVVAPALEKQRVAGCPAAAVQLPDGRIITGKASDLMSACSATVLNSIKALSGIQDDILLISEQVLKPLLRLKIDYLGSRSSVLKVDDVLAGLAVSAATSPVAARALAAIPLLRDCDMHSTQMLHTGDEGTLRKLGLRLTMEPVYPSKDLFF, from the coding sequence ATGGAGATCGGATTCGACAACGACCTTTATATCCGCAAACAGACCGAAAACATCCTTGCTCGCATCGACCAGTTCCGCGGCAAGCTGTATCTGGAGTTCGGCGGCAAGCTGTTCGACGATTACCACGCCGCCCGGGTGCTGCCCGGCTTCGATGTAAACGGCAAGATCCGCCTGCTGCATGAACTGCGCGACAAGGCCGAGATCATCTTCTGCATCTCGGCGGGCGACATTGAAAAAACCAAAATGCGCGCGGACCTTGGCATCAGCTACGACATGGAGGTCCTGCGCCTCATCGACGACATCCACGCCATGGACATTGCGGTAAACAGCGTGGTGATCACCCAATATACCGGCCAGCCCGCGGCCGACGGCTTTGCAAAAAAGCTCACCGAGCGCGGGGTCGCAAATTACATCCATCGCCCCATTACGGGCTACCCCATGGCCGTGGACCACATTTGCAGCGACGAGGGCTACGGCTCGAACCCCTACATCGAAACCACAAAGCCCCTGGTGGTGCTCACCGCGCCGGGCCCTGGCAGCGGCAAGCTGGCCACCGCCCTTTCGCAGGTATACCACGAATATAAGCGCGGCATCATGGCGGGCTATGCCAAGTTCGAGACCTTTCCCATCTGGAACCTGCCTCTCAAGCACCCGGTGAACCTTGCCTACGAGGCCGCCACCGCCGACTTGAACGACGTGAACATGATCGACCCCTTCCACCTGGAAGCCTACGGCGAGACCACTGTGAACTACAACCGGGACGTGGAGGCCTTTCCCATTGTGCAGACCATCCTGGCCCGCATCACCGGCGACAAGGATTTTTACCGCAGCCCCACCGATATGGGGGTGAACATGGCCGGCTACGCCATCTCAGACGACGCCGTGGTCCGCCGCGCCGCCACCGAGGAGATCTTCCGCCGCTACTACAAGGCTGCCTGCGAGGCAAAGCAGGGCAAAGCCAGCGAGGATTCGTTGCACAAAATCGAAAGCATTATGCAGCAGCTGGGCGTTACCGCCGAGGGCCGGGCCGTGGTGGCCCCCGCGCTGGAAAAGCAGCGTGTCGCGGGCTGCCCCGCCGCCGCCGTGCAGCTGCCGGACGGCCGCATCATCACCGGCAAGGCCAGCGACCTGATGAGCGCCTGCAGCGCCACCGTGCTGAACAGCATCAAGGCCCTGTCCGGCATTCAGGACGATATCCTTCTCATCAGCGAGCAGGTGTTAAAGCCCCTGCTGCGCCTCAAGATCGACTACCTGGGCAGCCGTTCCAGCGTGCTCAAGGTCGACGACGTGCTGGCGGGCCTTGCCGTCAGCGCGGCAACCTCGCCGGTGGCCGCCCGCGCCCTGGCCGCCATCCCCCTTCTGCGCGACTGCGACATGCATTCCACCCAAATGCTGCACACCGGCGACGAGGGCACCCTGCGCAAGCTGGGTCTGCGCCTTACGATGGAGCCGGTCTACCCCAGCAAGGATCTGTTTTTCTAA
- a CDS encoding hypothetical protein (possible pseudo due to internal stop codon), giving the protein MKTLRKISAALLAAALLALAAGCAKGNASGPIKIATKPMTEQYILGEMLGLLIENSTDYKVEITKGVGGGTSNIQPAMEKGEFDLYPEYTSSGWVMVLGNSPEGVTDEEMFAQLKAQYEEKYNMTWVGLYGFNNTFTVAVRGEAARQYGLEKTSDLTAVAGELNFGGNPDYIEREDGFGKLCEAYGLSFKSVSDIDIGLKYQALASGDIDVTNAFTTDAQLANADVVTLEDDLHLQVNYFCSTVVRRDTLEKYPGLEEALMKMDGILSDGEMAQLNYKVEVEGADEKQTARDFLVEKGLLEG; this is encoded by the coding sequence ATGAAAACATTGCGAAAGATCAGCGCCGCCCTGCTGGCGGCAGCCCTTTTGGCTTTGGCCGCAGGCTGCGCCAAGGGCAATGCGTCCGGCCCCATCAAGATTGCAACAAAGCCAATGACAGAGCAGTACATCCTGGGGGAAATGCTGGGGCTTTTGATCGAAAACAGCACGGATTACAAGGTGGAGATCACCAAGGGCGTGGGCGGCGGCACCAGCAACATCCAGCCTGCCATGGAGAAGGGCGAGTTTGACCTGTATCCGGAGTACACCTCCAGCGGCTGGGTGATGGTGCTGGGCAACAGCCCCGAGGGCGTGACGGACGAGGAAATGTTCGCGCAGCTCAAAGCCCAGTACGAGGAAAAGTACAACATGACCTGGGTGGGGCTGTACGGCTTTAACAACACCTTTACGGTGGCGGTGCGGGGCGAGGCGGCCCGGCAGTACGGCCTGGAAAAAACCAGCGATCTGACCGCCGTGGCGGGCGAGCTGAACTTTGGCGGCAACCCGGATTACATTGAGCGGGAGGACGGCTTCGGCAAGCTGTGCGAGGCCTACGGCCTGAGCTTCAAGAGCGTTTCGGACATTGACATCGGCCTGAAATACCAGGCGCTGGCCTCCGGCGACATCGACGTGACCAACGCCTTTACCACCGACGCCCAACTGGCCAACGCCGACGTGGTAACCCTGGAGGATGACCTGCACCTGCAGGTGAACTATTTCTGCTCCACCGTGGTGCGCAGGGATACGCTGGAAAAATACCCCGGCCTGGAGGAGGCGCTGATGAAGATGGACGGTATTTTGAGCGACGGCGAAATGGCGCAGCTCAACTATAAGGTCGAGGTGGAAGGCGCCGACGAAAAGCAGACGGCCCGGGATTTCCTGGTGGAAAAAGGCCTTTTGGAGGGGTAA
- a CDS encoding hypothetical protein (possible pseudo due to internal stop codon), translated as MELVYEIFSLYAERAGWFAELLGSHIKLALTAIAMAGAIGLALGVWVAEHPKAAPFVIGVCNVFYTIPAISLLGILIPFTGIGNKTAVIALTIYGVMPMVRNTHAGLTSIDLDVLEAARGMGSTRWQILARVKLPLAAGVILAGVRNMVVMTVSVAGIASFVGAGGLGVAIYRGITIYNPAMTAAGSILIALLALSCDFLLGLLEKYFKKRGT; from the coding sequence ATGGAGCTGGTGTATGAGATTTTCAGCCTGTACGCTGAGCGCGCGGGCTGGTTTGCGGAACTGCTGGGCAGCCACATAAAATTGGCCCTGACCGCCATTGCCATGGCGGGGGCCATTGGGCTGGCGCTGGGCGTGTGGGTGGCCGAGCACCCCAAGGCCGCCCCTTTTGTGATCGGGGTGTGCAACGTGTTTTACACCATCCCCGCCATCTCGCTGCTGGGCATCCTGATCCCGTTCACGGGCATTGGCAACAAGACCGCGGTAATCGCCCTGACCATTTACGGGGTCATGCCCATGGTGCGCAACACCCACGCGGGCCTTACCTCCATCGACCTGGATGTTCTGGAGGCCGCCCGGGGCATGGGCAGCACCCGATGGCAGATCCTGGCGCGGGTCAAGCTGCCGCTTGCGGCGGGGGTGATCCTGGCCGGGGTGCGCAACATGGTGGTGATGACCGTGTCGGTGGCGGGCATCGCCTCGTTTGTGGGCGCGGGGGGCCTGGGGGTGGCCATCTACCGGGGCATCACCATTTATAACCCCGCCATGACCGCGGCGGGCAGTATTTTGATCGCGCTGCTGGCCCTGAGCTGTGATTTTTTGCTGGGCCTTTTGGAAAAATATTTTAAAAAGAGAGGAACCTGA
- a CDS encoding MarR family transcriptional regulator, with the protein MKKSDLPACPVEATLTLIGNKWKVLILRDLMGGTRRFGELQRSVGGVTQKVLTAQLRAMEASGLLTRKVYAEVPPRVEYTLTQTGYSLKSVLDAMCDWGLEYQHSAD; encoded by the coding sequence ATGAAAAAAAGCGATCTGCCGGCCTGCCCGGTAGAGGCTACCCTGACCCTGATCGGCAACAAGTGGAAGGTGCTGATCCTGCGGGACCTGATGGGTGGTACCCGCCGCTTCGGCGAGCTGCAGCGCTCGGTGGGGGGCGTGACCCAAAAGGTGCTCACCGCTCAGCTGCGCGCCATGGAGGCCAGCGGCCTTCTGACCCGCAAGGTATACGCCGAGGTCCCGCCCCGGGTGGAGTACACTCTCACCCAAACAGGCTACAGCTTAAAATCGGTGCTGGACGCCATGTGCGATTGGGGCCTGGAGTACCAGCACAGCGCCGATTAA
- a CDS encoding glycine/betaine ABC transporter ATP-binding protein: protein MAQPVIRFETVSKLYGGQPVLHRLELEVQQGEFLTLIGRSGCGKTTALKLINGLITPDEGRVLVRGQDVAAADQIALRRQIGYAIQGVGLFPHMTVEKNVAYVPSLGGLWQKGETPARVEELLGQVGLDPALAKRYPRELSGGQRQRVGIARALAAGPELLLMDEPFGAVDEITRGQLQDELLRIHRQRGITVVFVTHDIAEAVKLGTRMLVMDAGRVQQCAEPAEILRAPATPFVEQLVRKERQLYLLRQAEAGKLA from the coding sequence ATGGCACAGCCGGTGATCCGGTTTGAAACGGTAAGCAAGCTGTACGGCGGCCAGCCGGTGCTGCACAGGCTGGAGCTGGAGGTACAGCAGGGCGAATTTTTGACCCTGATCGGCCGCTCGGGCTGCGGCAAGACCACGGCGCTGAAGCTCATTAACGGGCTGATCACGCCGGATGAGGGCCGGGTGCTGGTGAGGGGGCAGGACGTGGCCGCGGCCGATCAGATCGCGCTGCGCCGGCAGATCGGCTACGCCATCCAGGGGGTGGGGCTTTTCCCCCACATGACGGTGGAAAAAAACGTGGCCTACGTGCCCTCGCTGGGCGGCCTGTGGCAGAAGGGGGAAACCCCTGCCCGGGTGGAGGAGCTGCTGGGGCAGGTAGGGCTGGACCCGGCGCTGGCAAAGCGCTACCCGCGCGAGCTTTCGGGCGGGCAGCGCCAGCGGGTGGGCATTGCCCGGGCGCTGGCCGCGGGGCCGGAGCTTTTGCTGATGGACGAGCCCTTCGGCGCAGTGGACGAGATCACCCGGGGCCAGCTTCAGGATGAATTGCTGCGCATCCACCGGCAGCGGGGCATTACGGTGGTGTTTGTGACCCACGACATTGCCGAGGCGGTAAAGCTGGGCACCCGTATGCTGGTGATGGACGCGGGCCGGGTGCAGCAGTGCGCAGAGCCGGCGGAGATCCTGCGGGCCCCGGCAACCCCGTTTGTGGAGCAGCTGGTGCGCAAAGAGCGGCAGCTTTACCTGCTGCGGCAGGCCGAGGCGGGCAAACTCGCCTGA